Proteins co-encoded in one Stomoxys calcitrans chromosome 5, idStoCalc2.1, whole genome shotgun sequence genomic window:
- the LOC106095957 gene encoding serine protease filzig yields the protein MSRINSSRSLTRRFFHLKLLPLTHIAVIFIALTSLVHNTIGFRTTNGVPRKLFGGYRITPKQCRATKTLPVTDPRANGPTICMFNHECAQRNGEVVGACMDGFLFGACCQVPKAQQPESTLLYDAQNAYYHQYQQNKIQQQENETNKLVSQAYENFAENSAQAQSHSQENGYGTGNLSGDYHANDESQQLQDISEQPSSSQGEISTENTQSSASTEADSSSMSSLENQNNAQSEPPKMSMNNEAVKVSPSSSSSLSSSASPQAPQNDDFVLQALNTLPPEDEGNNQISFTTEIPTKIVNSLTEHISSESESFEEDHAASPAAPTPTEATHPIQQHQSDTNVNAIENTKHQAADTQSQSTNAVYNSVSFSHSDITHPGADTVLVENENDLQFSTGYGPQPVIVPAPDNQENIYEASKRPTNPYDATTTSSSITTHVDSIETIIQQLNNSSHGPTYNLINPQSSTFAYEIINATNSPALNYNQEPSTAYNEIEQNEKQTSTPLYGFATEEATTTSSTSDQYADELVLEDHTMPESNYNDQQASAHPTSDFDKMPVMGIAYPVDMSNIDDDSSQLGDSDKNSAGSYATMGQQHIQSNTNTNKPHPVATYIGVVTSQNYGQPQAPPVPHEVIVSSHTTKVEGNLDSSVEYRPITTHKITTAMYQPTTQKPVKTTLRPNLVTKRPNNKKPPTRITTSTTNGNNKIATTTSPYATTLIETKTPITADSQYSGASSSSSVSSNYHQEPQYSGSTSRPIITRKPTRKQTSKPSSTSYLTGPTSARPISTMDYNYGGQQQVIATDDKLDSFVHSTAESLASAANTQESPLYENSLVIQADTPVPVLRPQSPYNTHKKPGFVQKPATQRPAGLLTAKPSKYNTMASSTTYTMQQQTTPSAILSDSYQDTDTMATRRPGYMESSPGSDFMGITTVISNDFDDPGYYGTPDRVQTPQPMPPVFTQSPNENVYSVPADDKPAFPGYYGPTPTYPAFSVPGEKVGSPAEEETFTSPNDFVNFPPVRNPNLNMSAVSSAVTSDLEIATPAFVEDTILKNKMNTLVHKIVESLQGNFEALADFIDESNNTAPVHTYQAPTTVSTDASKKPTRKPVKASTVKPKATTKKPVTRNTTKAPTKKTPTTRKPEATTKKPVVRRTTTTTRKPTTRKPTRRIPTTKAPINDELVDEEDEEDVNPSDNEIPVEDEAQNGVGVGGRKIQCGVRPHIKSGRIVGGKGATFGAYPWQVLVRESTWLGLFTKNKCGGVLITNRYVITAAHCQPGFLASLVAVMGEFDISGDLESKRAVTKNVKRVIVHRQYDPATFENDIALLELESPVQFDTHIVPICMPSDTADFTGRMATVTGWGRLKYGGGVPSVLQEVQVPVIENSVCQEMFNTGGHNKKILNSFLCAGYATGLKDSCEGDSGGPLVLQRPDGRYELAGTVSHGIKCAAPYLPGVYMRTTYYKPWLRSITGVK from the exons TTCCACGGAAATTATTTGGCGGTTATCGCATTACACCCAAACAATGTCGAGCTACCAAAACGCTGCCGGTGACAGATCCAAGGGCCAATGGGCCCACGATATGCATGTTCAATCATGAGTGTGCCCAACGCAATGGCGAAGTGGTGGGTGCCTGTATGGATGGCTTCCTCTTTGGGGCATGCTGCCAAGTGCCCAAGGCACAGCAGCCAGAGAGCACACTCCTATACGACGCTCAAAATGCCTACTATCACCAGTATCAGCAGAATAAGATACAACAGCAGGAGAACGAAACTAACAAATTGGTGTCGCAGGCCTATGAGAATTTCGCTGAGAATTCAGCGCAAGCCCAGTCTCACTCGCAGGAGAATGGCTATGGTACCGGCAATCTTAGCGGGGACTATCATGCCAACGATGAAAGTCAACAGTTGCAGGATATCTCCGAGCAGCCAAGTAGTTCGCAGGGTGAAATCTCAACAGAGAATACCCAATCTAGTGCTAGCACCGAAGCTGACTCCAGCTCCATGTCTAGTCTGGAAAATCAAAACAATGCGCAAAGTGAACCGCCCAAAATGTCCATGAACAATGAAGCGGTTAAGGTCTCcccctcatcatcatcatcattatcgtcGTCAGCAAGTCCTCAGGCTCCACAAAATGATGACTTTGTGTTGCAAGCCTTAAATACCTTGCCACCGGAAGATGAAGGCAACAATCAGATCTCGTTTACCACCGAAATACCCACAAAGATTGTCAACAGCCTGACGGAGCACATCAGTTCAGAGTCTGAGTCATTTGAGGAGGATCATGCGGCATCGCCTGCTGCCCCTACGCCTACAGAAGCCACACATCCTATTCAGCAACATCAATCCGATACGAATGTGAATGCTATTGAGAACACCAAACATCAGGCGGCGGACACGCAGTCACAGAGCACAAATGCGGTCTACAACTCCGTATCCTTCAGCCACAGTGATATAACGCATCCTGGAGCCGATACAGTTTTAGTGGAAAacgaaaatgatttgcaattcTCCACAGGCTATGGGCCACAACCGGTAATTGTGCCGGCCCCCGACAATCAAGAGAACATCTACGAAGCCAGCAAACGGCCCACCAACCCATACGATGCCACAACTACCTCCTCATCCATTACAACTCATGTGGACTCCATCGAGACCATCATACAGCAATTGAACAACAGCAGCCATGGTCCGACTTACAATCTCATAAATCCACAATCGTCCACTTTTGCCTATGAAATTATCAACGCCACCAACTCCCCGGCTCTGAACTACAATCAGGAGCCATCGACGGCCTACAATGAAATCGAACAGAATGAGAAGCAGACTTCCACGCCCCTGTATGGCTTTGCAACGGAAGAAGCGACAACAACCTCTTCCACCAGTGATCAATATGCTGATGAATTGGTGTTGGAGGATCATACCATGCCAGAGAGCAACTACAACGATCAACAAGCTTCGGCACACCCCACTTCCGACTTTGACAAAATGCCAGTCATGGGCATCGCATATCCCGTTGACATGTCCAACATTGACGACGACAGCTCCCAATTGGGAGACAGCGACAAAAATTCTGCAGGCTCTTATGCGACAATGGGTCAACAGCACATCCAATCCAATACAAACACCAACAAACCCCATCCCGTGGCTACATACATAGGTGTGGTTACCTCCCAAAACTATGGCCAACCCCAAGCTCCACCAGTGCCGCACGAAGTTATTGTGTCCTCACACACTACCAAAGTTGAGGGAAATTTGGACTCGTCCGTCGAGTATAGGCCCATAACCACACACAAAATAACCACAGCCATGTATCAACCCACCACGCAGAAACCGGTGAAGACTACACTCAGGCCAAATTTGGTTACCAAGAGGCCTAATAATAAAAAACCACCCACCAGAATCACCACCTCAACTACCAACGGCAACAATAAAATAGCCACGACCACCAGCCCCTATGCGACTACACTAATCGAAACGAAAACGCCAATAACAGCTGATTCACAGTATAGCGGTGCATCCAGTTCGAGCAGTGTCAGCTCTAACTATCATCAAGAACCGCAGTACTCGGGTTCAACGTCAAGGCCAATCATTACCCGCAAGCCCACCCGAAAGCAGACCTCAAAACCCTCCTCAACGAGTTACTTGACAGGACCGACATCAGCTCGGCCCATTTCAACTATGGACTACAACTACGGTGGGCAACAGCAGGTGATAGCCACTGATGACAAATTGGATTCCTTTGTCCACAGCACCGCTGAAAGCCTAGCCTCCGCTGCTAATACCCAGGAATCACCGCTGTATGAAAATTCTCTAGTGATACAAGCCGATACGCCGGTGCCTGTGCTACGACCCCAGTCTCCCTACAATACCCACAAGAAACCAGGATTTGTTCAAAAGCCTGCAACCCAGCGACCAGCAGGCTTGCTCACTGCCAAGCCCTCAAAATATAATACGATGGCCAGTAGTACCACCTACACCATGCAGCAGCAAACGACGCCAAGCGCCATTTTATCAGACTCCTATCAGGATACTGACACCATGGCCACCAGACGACCAGGATATATGGAAAGTTCTCCGGGAAGCGACTTCATGGGCATTACGACAGTCATCTCAAACGATTTTGACGATCCGGGATATTATGGCACTCCTGACCGTGTCCAAACCCCTCAACCAATGCCACCGGTATTTACCCAATCGCCTAACGAAAATGTATACTCAGTGCCCGCTGACGACAAGCCAGCATTCCCCGGTTATTATGGACCCACACCTACCTACCCCGCTTTCTCGGTGCCCGGTGAAAAAGTTGGCTCCCCGGCCGAAGAGGAAACCTTCACATCACCCAATGACTTTGTCAATTTCCCTCCAGTAAGGAATCCCAATCTGAATATGTCCGCAGTTTCAAGTGCTGTCACCAGTGATCTAGAAATTGCCACTCCAGCCTTTGTGGAGGACACAATTCTAAAGAACAAGATGAACACCTTGGTGCACAAGATCGTGGAGTCGCTGCAGGGCAACTTCGAGGCCTTAGCAGACTTTATCGATGAGAGCAATAACACGGCTCCCGTCCACACTTATCAGGCGCCTACCACAGTCTCCACAGATGCCAGCAAAAAACCAACACGCAAACCTGTGAAAGCCTCCACAGTCAAGCCCAAGGCAACCACCAAAAAACCAGTAACCCGCAACACAACAAAGGCACCCACCAAAAAGACTCCTACCACGCGAAAACCCGAAGCCACAACCAAAAAACCCGTTGTCAGGCGTACAACCACCACCACCCGCAAACCGACAACACGAAAACCCACCCGCCGAATCCCCACCACCAAGGCGCCCATCAACGATGAGTTGGTCGACGAAGAGGATGAGGAGGATGTGAATCCCAGCGACAACGAAATTCCCGTAGAGGATGAAGCGCAGAACGGAGTGGGAGTAGGAGGCCGCAAAATAC AGTGCGGCGTCAGACCACACATCAAGTCCGGCAGAATTGTCGGTGGTAAAGGTGCTACCTTCGGAGCATATCCTTGGCAAGTCTTGGTCAGGGAATCGACCTGGTTGGGACTCTTCACCAAGAACAAGTGTGGTGGTGTTCTTATCACCAATCGTTATGTGATAACAGCCGCCCACTGTCAACCAGG CTTTTTAGCCTCACTGGTAGCTGTTATGGGTGAATTCGATATTTCCGGAGACTTGGAAAGTAAACGAGCAGTCACGAAAAATGTCAAGCGTGTCATAGTTCATCGTCAATATGATCCAGCCACATTCGAAAATGACATTGCTCTCCTCGAACTAGAAAGTCCTGTCCAGTTCGATACCCATATCG TACCAATTTGCATGCCATCGGATACGGCTGATTTCACTGGCCGCATGGCCACCGTTACAGGCTGGGGCCGTTTGAAGTACGGTGGAGGAGTTCCTTCTGTTCTACAGGAAGTTCAA